Part of the Nicotiana tabacum cultivar K326 chromosome 20, ASM71507v2, whole genome shotgun sequence genome, ATGATAGAAGTAATTTTAGTTGTAGAGAACCATAACAAAATCGAAAAATCAACAGCTAAACTAAATAGGAACAGAATTAGCATGCTTTAAAGAGAGAAAGGCATGTACACAATGAGTTGAATGGATGAAAATATTGGATCAGAAAAAAAGTTAACTGCGAAAAAGACAAGAAGCAGCCATTTTAACTCACCATCAACAAGATTTTGCACTGATGATTCAAAAGCACCAGGTGGAAGTGGATCAAATTCAACACCAAGTGGTGGACCATCCTGTCGGTAGAGACTTCCCAATTGCCTCTTCACAGCAGTAATTGCAGCATTTTCTACCTGGCCTTTCACTTTTAAGTACCCGGATGGGCCAGTTCTTGGTTTCACACTCTTAAGATCAGTGGGTACATCAGACGATAGGTATCTCGATGTTGCCATATCAAATGATTCCACATTTCGTGAAAAACATGCATCACGTAAGGAAGAGCTACTTCCTGAAGGTGTATCCTCCATGAGATTAGACTTTGCTCTATACTGAGTACCAACTTCATATGTAACACCCGCAGCTGAGACTTCTGGGGCAGTTAACCTTCTACTCTCAACTTCCCGATGATCAAAATTCTTATCATCTCCTTGCTTAGTACTTCCGCAAGAATCCTGCCTAAAACCGCTGCCACGGTCCTGAATGACACCACTTGAACGATCTTGTCTTCCATTTGCATATGTTTCCCGACTTAATAGCCTCTTGTCTTTCAAGCGCCTATGACAAAACCACCCAGAAACCTGTTTTTCTGTTAATCCTAATGACTGTGCCAGTTCTGATTTCATTGATTCTGTAGGATATTTATGTTCTGAAATTTTGAAAGCTCTCTCATtgttaagtttgaaataacatataTGCTGTAGAAACTCATTGGGAAACACGAAAAATTAGTAAGATCTGTTACCCTTGTAAAATTTCTCCAGGCCTTCAATCTGAGCACGTGTCTTGATGACCTTGATTCTTGTCTTGTTTTTTTCAGTATGACCTTTGTCATCTTCAGAATGCATTACAACAGGATCTAAAGCATTGATAAGAAAAGGTTAATAATAAACCCAACAAGCTGGAAGTAAAGATCACATTCAACTGTTCCAACAACAACAGGTCCTACTTTAAATTGAACAAGTTTCATAAGCATTATATGAGATATCAAACATTCAAACCAAAGGGAAAAAACCTTTCCAG contains:
- the LOC107768919 gene encoding uncharacterized protein LOC107768919 isoform X1, translating into MEDPVVMHSEDDKGHTEKNKTRIKVIKTRAQIEGLEKFYKEHKYPTESMKSELAQSLGLTEKQVSGWFCHRRLKDKRLLSRETYANGRQDRSSGVIQDRGSGFRQDSCGSTKQGDDKNFDHREVESRRLTAPEVSAAGVTYEVGTQYRAKSNLMEDTPSGSSSSLRDACFSRNVESFDMATSRYLSSDVPTDLKSVKPRTGPSGYLKVKGQVENAAITAVKRQLGSLYRQDGPPLGVEFDPLPPGAFESSVQNLVDEPEYAGEPVPALTPDFSKVYKQSNSCIGHGSISKTNSHVPNLEGASFKKSLKSAHPEYYFNEKPGQNSSIHDGDCYYLGRDSSIDMHKGSGREVAVDGRCNYKYMAKHDGAEIRTNTSSSSGFRSPRTGKVNGEQVKPRFTSCNETNLKIMEEEDLERKPSNFVLKGSKHRYCPERVLSSKVEKDYIHVDRPPVDENYNLDRVKIPWENEMRAAKRARDEDPNHQEYPRNASGTQCHPRQIIR